The Tepidanaerobacter syntrophicus genome includes the window AACATTTATTTCCCCAGAGATGTTTAACCTTGCAAAATCGTCAGAGCTTACTATTACAGCTGTTATAGGTGGGTTAGGAAGCTTAACGGGAACAGTGCTTGGCACACTTCTTGTTACACTATTACCAGAAGTATTTCGCAGTCTTGCCTCATACAGAATGTTAATATATGGTATCGCCGTAGTTACAGTAATTGTTTTTAAACCAGATGGTCTATATGGATATAGGGAATTTTCTATTAGCAAGGTAATCTCTCATATAAATAATATTGCCAGAAAGGTCCCGAAGAAGGGGGCAGATGCAAATCATGAATGAATTACTTAAAATAAAAAACCTCAGCAAATATTTTGGCGGCGTAAAAGCCATAAACAATTTCAACCTTACTATTGAAGACGGAAAAACTCATGGTTTGATTGGCCCGAACGGTGCAGGAAAAACCACGATTTTTAACGTAATTACAGGAGTTTATAAACCAACTAACGGGAGTATTATATTTTGCGACAAGGAAATTTCAGGGATGAAAACTTTCGCCATAGCTAGAGAAGGAATAGGAAGGACATTTCAAAATATTAAACTTTTTTCATATTTAACAGTTTTAGAAAATGTAATTATCGCTGGAAATCAAGATATTACCTATAATATGTTCGAATCTTTTATAAGAACAATAAAATTTAGAAAAGAAGAAAAGGCACTTTATGAAAAATCCATGAAACTTTTAGAGTTTGTAGGGCTGCAAGATATGAGCCAAAAACGTGCCAGCAGTCTTCCTTATGGCCATCAAAGAAAGTTGGAAATCGCAAGAGCTCTTGCTTTAAATCCAAAATTATTGTTGCTTGATGAGCCGGCTGCCGGAATGAATCAGGAAGAATCAAAGGAACTTGTCTCCTTTATTTATAGGATAAAAGAAGAATTCGGCTTAACGATTTTGATTATAGAACATCACATGGATGTTATAACCGATTTATGTGATGAATGTACAGTGCTGAATTTTGGAGAGACTATTGCAGAAGGGTCTCCTGCACAAATTAAGAAGGATCCTCTTGTAATCGAGGCGTATTTGGGGGAGGAGTATGGATGCTAAAGGTAGAGAATTTGTCAGCTGCTTATGGAGCAATTAAAGCTGTAAGCAATGTTTCCATTGAAGTAAAGCCTAAAGAGATCGTTGCTATTTTGGGGGCTAACGGAGCTGGCAAAACCACACTATTAAAGTGCATTTGTTCGGCAATGCGAAAATCAGAGGGTTCAATACTTTTCGAAGGCAAAAAGACGCCGGATAAACCTTATGATGTAGTAAAACTGGGTATCACCCTTGTCCCTGAAGGCAGGTTAATTTTTACAAATCTGACTGTATACGAAAACCTAATGGCGGGGGCATATCTTTGCAAAGATAAAAACGAGGTAAAAGAAAATTTAGAAAAAGTCTATGCTCTATTTCCAATTTTAAAGGAGCGAAAAAATCAATATGGTGGATACCTTTCAGGGGGAGAACAGCAGATGCTAGCAATCGGCAGAGCTTTGATGATAAGACCGAAACTGATAATGCTCGATGAACCGTCTTTAGGTCTTGCTCCAATTATCGTGTCACAGATTTTTCAAATAATTCAAAGCCTGCAATCCACAGGAACATCCATCTTATTGGTTGAACAAAACGCATATAAAGCTCTTGCAATTAGTAATAGAGCATATATTATGAACGTTGGAAAAATAGTAAAGGAAGGGACGCCCGAAGAACTGTTGAAAGACAGCGCACTTCTTGAAGCCTATCTTGGAACATAATAAATTAATACAAAAATACAAATTTCATAAATGGAGGCAAATCCATTGAAAACAAATAAATTGTCTGTTGGAATATGGACATATGGAAAATGCAGCGATCGTTACGTTTCAGATGGCTACAAGCCATTTTTAGATTTCGATCAGCGGATTGAAAAGATAAAAAGTCTAAAGGAAAATTGTGGCATAGAATTAAATTATCCTAATGATTTAAACGAGGAAAATTATAAGGAAAGAATGTGCAAACTCAGTGAAGCAGGTCTTAAGGTCTCGGTAATAAACGTCGAATTAGTTTGCGAAACTCAATGGAAACATGGTTCTTTTTCTTCATTTGATTCTAGTATGAGAGAATTGGCGATTTTGCGAACGAAAAAAGCTATGGATATAGCTGAAGTCTGCAATTGCAATACTCTTAATTTATGGCTTGGCCTTGATGGATTTGATTATGTCTTTGAAGCAGATTACAGAAAAGGATGGAATTACTTAGTTGAAGGCATACGGGAATGTGCAAAGTATCGTCCTAACATCAGGTTAGCCCTTGAATATAAGATTAATGAGCCAAATATGAAATGTTATATTAACTCTGCCGGAAAAGCTTTGGCATTATGCTTGCTGACTGGATGCAGCAATGTAGGGGTTACACTTGATTTTGGCCACTCCCTAAATGCAAATGAAAATCCAGCAGAATCCGCCGCTTTGCTGATGGGAGAGAAAAGACTTTTTCATGTTCATATAAATGACAATTATGGTATATGCGACGATGATATGCCGGCTGGCACAGTGCATTGGCCACAGTTTATTGAATTTATCTATTGGCTTGATAAACTTGGTTATAGCGAGTGGATAAGCGTTGACATCTATCCATATAGAGATGAAGCACAGCAAGCAAATCAAGCAACAATTGACTTTGTAAGATTTGTTGAGAAAGTGGCCGCAAATCTAAAAGTAGATTTTTTTGACGGTACTTTTCCAAAAGGAATGTCTATTACACGCCTTATAGAAGCTTTTAAACATTTAGAATAAGAAAGAAGATGAAAAAAATGAAGGCAGCAGTATGGCATGGACATAAAGATGTTAGGGTAGAAGAAATGCCAGAACCGGAAGCAAAACCTGGATATGTAAAAATTAAGGTGGCATGGGCTGGTATTTGCGGAACTGATAGACATGAATATGTGGGACCAAATTTTATACCTGTAAAGACTCCGCATCGGCTTACTGGAAGAACAGCTCCTCTTATTATGGGGCATGAATTTTCTGGTGTAATAGTTGATGTGGGAGAAGGCGTTACTAACTGGAAAAAAGGAGACAGAGTAACCGCAAATGGCACTTTATCATGTGGCCAATGCCCAATGTGCCGGGCGGGGCGAGAGAATATTTGCTCAAAACTTGGATTTCTTGGTGTTTCTACCGACGGAGCTTTTGCAGAGTATGTAATCGTTGAACAAAAGCGATTGTTCAAGATACCTGATAATGTAAGCCTTAAAGATGCAGTTTTGTGCGAACCATTAGCTTGCGGCTTACACGCCGTCAATATAATGAACTTTGATTTTGATGGAACAACGGTTGTAGTTTCAGGAGATGGTATAATTGGACTTAGTGCAGCAATAGCTTGCAAGCAAGCAGGTGCAAAAAACGTAATTATATCAGGAGTAGGGACCTTTAAAAAAAGCCTTACAGATGAAATAGGTTTAAAACATGTTGACATAACACAAGAAAATCTGTTAGATGTGGTAAAACAAGAAACCGACTCATGGATGGCAGATGCTGCGTTTGAGTGTGTTGGGGTAGAATCATCATTGCACAGTGCTATTAAATCAACACGACCGGCAGCTTCTGTAATGGTAATGGGGGTGTTTGAGAAGCCACCGGTTTTTCCGATGAATGACTTTCAAGAGGGAGAAAGAATTTTATATACTTCACAAGCCCACATCAATGAAATAGGAATTTGTCTTGACAATATGAGCAAAGGCAAATATCCCTATATAGAAAAAATGATAACAGGAGTAGTCGACCTGGATGATATAGTTGAAGGCGGGTTTGAAGAAATGAACAGGCATCCAAATGACAATATAAAAGTTCTGGTGTGCATTGCAGGAGATCAGTTAGCATAAACTTTTATTTCTAAAATGTGAAGGAGAGAAAGATAAAATGAAAGAAGATTTCAAGTTTGAAACTTTAGCTGTTCATGCCGGAAGCCATCCTGATGAAAAAACAGGAGCACTTGTTGAACCGGTATATATGACAAGCACATTTGTTTTCACACCTGATAAAATGGAAAGATGGCTTGCAGGCGCGCCGCAAGAGGATGAGATAATTTATACTTACAGCAGATCAAGGAATCCCTCCCAAGTTTCCCTTCAAGAAAAAATCGCCGCACTTGAGCATGGTGAGGCATCATTGGTTACTGCTTCAGGCATGTCTGCCATAACAATGGCAATTATGGGACACTGCAAAAAAGGTGATCATATAATATCTGCCCAGACGATTTATGGGGGAACCTTCGGCCTTTTTACACATGTATTGCCAGAATACGGCATTGATGTGACATTTGTTAAAGATTTGACTGTAGAAAGTTTAGAGGATGCTAAAAATGATAATACAAAAGTAATTTACTTTGAAACCATAGCAAACCCTACATTGGAAATTCCTGAATTTGATGAAATAGTTGATTGGGCAAAGAAAAATAATATAAAAACTGTTGTTGACAACACCTTTACTTCACCATATCTATTCAAGCCTCTTGATTGGGGAATTGATACAGTTGTCCATAGCTGCACAAAATATATTAATGGCCATGGTGACTTGGTAGGTGGAGTAGTAGTTGGAAGTAAAGATTTTTGCGAAAGCCTGAGGAAGACAGAATATATGGATATAGGGCCGGTACCTGCACCGCTTAATTGCTATTTAATGACAAGAGGTTTAAAGACCCTTCACCTGAGAATGGAGAGACATTGTCAAAATGCTTTAGCATTTGCCAATGCAAT containing:
- a CDS encoding ABC transporter ATP-binding protein; translated protein: MNELLKIKNLSKYFGGVKAINNFNLTIEDGKTHGLIGPNGAGKTTIFNVITGVYKPTNGSIIFCDKEISGMKTFAIAREGIGRTFQNIKLFSYLTVLENVIIAGNQDITYNMFESFIRTIKFRKEEKALYEKSMKLLEFVGLQDMSQKRASSLPYGHQRKLEIARALALNPKLLLLDEPAAGMNQEESKELVSFIYRIKEEFGLTILIIEHHMDVITDLCDECTVLNFGETIAEGSPAQIKKDPLVIEAYLGEEYGC
- a CDS encoding ABC transporter ATP-binding protein — translated: MLKVENLSAAYGAIKAVSNVSIEVKPKEIVAILGANGAGKTTLLKCICSAMRKSEGSILFEGKKTPDKPYDVVKLGITLVPEGRLIFTNLTVYENLMAGAYLCKDKNEVKENLEKVYALFPILKERKNQYGGYLSGGEQQMLAIGRALMIRPKLIMLDEPSLGLAPIIVSQIFQIIQSLQSTGTSILLVEQNAYKALAISNRAYIMNVGKIVKEGTPEELLKDSALLEAYLGT
- a CDS encoding sugar phosphate isomerase/epimerase family protein, which gives rise to MKTNKLSVGIWTYGKCSDRYVSDGYKPFLDFDQRIEKIKSLKENCGIELNYPNDLNEENYKERMCKLSEAGLKVSVINVELVCETQWKHGSFSSFDSSMRELAILRTKKAMDIAEVCNCNTLNLWLGLDGFDYVFEADYRKGWNYLVEGIRECAKYRPNIRLALEYKINEPNMKCYINSAGKALALCLLTGCSNVGVTLDFGHSLNANENPAESAALLMGEKRLFHVHINDNYGICDDDMPAGTVHWPQFIEFIYWLDKLGYSEWISVDIYPYRDEAQQANQATIDFVRFVEKVAANLKVDFFDGTFPKGMSITRLIEAFKHLE
- a CDS encoding alcohol dehydrogenase catalytic domain-containing protein, with product MKAAVWHGHKDVRVEEMPEPEAKPGYVKIKVAWAGICGTDRHEYVGPNFIPVKTPHRLTGRTAPLIMGHEFSGVIVDVGEGVTNWKKGDRVTANGTLSCGQCPMCRAGRENICSKLGFLGVSTDGAFAEYVIVEQKRLFKIPDNVSLKDAVLCEPLACGLHAVNIMNFDFDGTTVVVSGDGIIGLSAAIACKQAGAKNVIISGVGTFKKSLTDEIGLKHVDITQENLLDVVKQETDSWMADAAFECVGVESSLHSAIKSTRPAASVMVMGVFEKPPVFPMNDFQEGERILYTSQAHINEIGICLDNMSKGKYPYIEKMITGVVDLDDIVEGGFEEMNRHPNDNIKVLVCIAGDQLA
- a CDS encoding trans-sulfuration enzyme family protein, producing the protein MKEDFKFETLAVHAGSHPDEKTGALVEPVYMTSTFVFTPDKMERWLAGAPQEDEIIYTYSRSRNPSQVSLQEKIAALEHGEASLVTASGMSAITMAIMGHCKKGDHIISAQTIYGGTFGLFTHVLPEYGIDVTFVKDLTVESLEDAKNDNTKVIYFETIANPTLEIPEFDEIVDWAKKNNIKTVVDNTFTSPYLFKPLDWGIDTVVHSCTKYINGHGDLVGGVVVGSKDFCESLRKTEYMDIGPVPAPLNCYLMTRGLKTLHLRMERHCQNALAFANAMSKHPKIEKVIYPGLESNEYYNRALKYFNGFGGMVSFVINGGIEEAKKVIFSLKIGKPAVSLGDLDTLVEIPAIMTHGKVPKEEREKMGVKDGLIRVSVGIENIDDIICDFEQAFEKI